CTCGAGACGATCGCCCGCCAGACGGCCATCGTAGGAACGGCGGCGCTGGGGATGACGCTGGTAATCATCTCGGGCGGTATCGATCTCTCGGTGGGCTCCATCGTGGCGATGACGTCGGTGATCGTGGCGCTGGTTCTCGATGCCGGAGGCAGTCCGATCGCGGCCGTTGCCGCCGCTACCGCGGGCGGCGCTTTGTGTGGCCTGGCGAGCGGCATCCTCATCACCCGACTTCGCGTGGCACCTTTCATCGTGACTCTGGGGATGCTGCTCCTCATCCGCGGCGCCGCCAAGGGTTTGGGAAGGGAGCAGAAGGTCGATGCGCCGATCACGTGGCTGGTCGAGCTTCTCGCGACCCTTCCCCCCGACCGCAAGTGGATCATCGTGCCCGTCGGCGTGTGGCTTCTCCTCGTGCTCGCGGGGGCGACGGCGTTTCTGCTCCACTTCACCAAGCTCGGTGTGCACATCTTCTCCATTGGCTCGAGTGAGAAGACAGCCAGGCTGTGCGGCGTCCCCGTGGAACGAATCAAGGTCGTGGTCTACGCGCTCTCCGGTGCGCTGGCTGGAGTGACGGGAATGCTCCAGTTCTCCCGTCTCACCGTGGGCGATCCTACGGTCGCCGTGGGGCTCGAGCTCGATGTGATTGCGGCCGTCGTGATCGGTGGCGGAAGCCTTGCCGGCGGAGAGGGCGGCGTTCTCGGCACGCTCGTCGGCGCATTCATCATGACGGTCATCCGCGCCGGCACTTCTCAGATGGGACTGCCCAACTGGGTCCAGGAAATCCTGACCGGCGCCATTATCGTAACCGCCGTGGCGATCGACCGGTGGCGGCATCGACGAGCGGTGGAGTCGTAGCGGTGACAGAAGGGAGATATCCTTTTCCCCTGCGCAAGAGAGACGAGATCATTCCGGATACTCATTACCTTCGTCGCCCCTCGGCGACGTTCTGTCTTGGCGTTCCTTTGAAGAAACGTCGTCCACTCGGTCGCTAATGCCTGCCGATCCAAAGATCGTCTCGGTCTCGACGAGCGATCTGCGCTTCCCGACGTCTCGGGATCGAGACGGCTCGGACGCGATGCATCCCGACCCGGACTATTCGGCGGCCTACGTCGTGCTCGACACCGACGCGGAAGTAGCCGGACATGGTCTCACGTTCACCATCGGCCGCGGGAACGAGCTTTGCGTTGCCGCCATCGACATCCTGTCGAGGAAGCTCGTCGGGCGCCGATTGGGAGCAGTCACCGAAGACTGGCGAGGTTTCTGGCGAGAGTTGACCGGGGACAGTCAACTGCGTTGGCTCGGGCCGGAAAAAGGCGTCATCCACCTGGCCACGGCGGCGGTCGTGAATGCCCTCTGGGATCTCCATGCCCGAGTCGAAGGAAAGCCGCTCTGGCGGCTTCTAGTAGACATGACCGCCGAAGAGATCGTACGCGCCATCGACTTTCGCTATCTCACGGACGTCTTGACGCCCGAGGAGGCTCTCGCGCTTCTGAAGCATCGCGAGTCCGGTCGGGCCGAACGGCTCGCGACCGTTCTCCGCGACGGATATCCCGCCTACACCACTTCGGTGGGCTGGCTCGGCTATGAAGATGGCAAGATTCGTCATCTTTGCCGCGAAGCCGTGAAACAGGGATTCCGGGCGTTCAAGATGAAAGTGGGTGGAGATATCGACGATGACCGGCGACGAGCCGCGATCATTCGTGATGAGATCGGCTGGGAGCGCATCCTGATGATGGATGCCAATCAGGTATGGGATGTCGAAGAAGCCATCACTCACATGGAGGCACTCAGCGAATTTCGCCCCTTGTGGATCGAGGAGCCGACGAGTCCCGATGACATTCTCGGGCATGCGGTCATCGCCCGAGCGCTGCGTCCGATCGGCGTGGCGACCGGAGAGCATTGTCCCAACCGTGTCATGTTCAAACAATTTCTTCGAGCGGAGGCGATTCAATTCTGCCAGATCGATGCCTGCCGTCTCGGGGGCGTGAACGAGGTCCTGGCGGTGCTGTTGTTGGCCGCGAAGTTCGACGTTCCCGTGTGTCCCCACGCCGGCGGCGTGGGTTTGTGCGAGCACGTGCAACATCTTTCGTTGTTCGACTACGTTTCCGTGAGCGCGAGTCTCGACAACCGCTTCATCGAATACGTCGATCACCTTCACGAGCATTTCGAAGACCCCGTTGTCGTTCGAGATGGATCTTATCGTGCGCCTCTCGCTGCCGGATATAGCACCGCGATCAAACGAGCGTCACGCGATTCGTTCTCTTATCCGAACGGTCGAATGTGGCAAGGGGTGTAGATCACGTAGAAAGCGCTTGACACGAACCGTGTTACGTCTTTACCCTACACCTAGTGCTTCACGTACAACTTAGGGTTTTGCGTCGTTTCGATCTTCTTCGAGCGGAACCTTTCCGCTCAATCCCGACCGAAAGGAGGTGAGGCGCAATGGCAAAGAAGAGAAAGGCAGCCAAGAAGAAAACAGCCAAGAAGGCTAGCAAGAAGAAGAAGTAGTCTGTCCTCAGGGGTACAGAGAGAGGGGGTGACTGATT
This is a stretch of genomic DNA from Vicinamibacteria bacterium. It encodes these proteins:
- a CDS encoding ABC transporter permease — translated: MKARRRWISALGPLFGLLSIYSVFAIFGPESFATVGTLETIARQTAIVGTAALGMTLVIISGGIDLSVGSIVAMTSVIVALVLDAGGSPIAAVAAATAGGALCGLASGILITRLRVAPFIVTLGMLLLIRGAAKGLGREQKVDAPITWLVELLATLPPDRKWIIVPVGVWLLLVLAGATAFLLHFTKLGVHIFSIGSSEKTARLCGVPVERIKVVVYALSGALAGVTGMLQFSRLTVGDPTVAVGLELDVIAAVVIGGGSLAGGEGGVLGTLVGAFIMTVIRAGTSQMGLPNWVQEILTGAIIVTAVAIDRWRHRRAVES
- a CDS encoding L-fuconate dehydratase; this encodes MPADPKIVSVSTSDLRFPTSRDRDGSDAMHPDPDYSAAYVVLDTDAEVAGHGLTFTIGRGNELCVAAIDILSRKLVGRRLGAVTEDWRGFWRELTGDSQLRWLGPEKGVIHLATAAVVNALWDLHARVEGKPLWRLLVDMTAEEIVRAIDFRYLTDVLTPEEALALLKHRESGRAERLATVLRDGYPAYTTSVGWLGYEDGKIRHLCREAVKQGFRAFKMKVGGDIDDDRRRAAIIRDEIGWERILMMDANQVWDVEEAITHMEALSEFRPLWIEEPTSPDDILGHAVIARALRPIGVATGEHCPNRVMFKQFLRAEAIQFCQIDACRLGGVNEVLAVLLLAAKFDVPVCPHAGGVGLCEHVQHLSLFDYVSVSASLDNRFIEYVDHLHEHFEDPVVVRDGSYRAPLAAGYSTAIKRASRDSFSYPNGRMWQGV